In Pseudomonadota bacterium, the genomic stretch ACATCGGGGGAAGCATCGTGAAGATTCGACAGTACGCAGTGGGATTCTTGTTTTGCTGCTCGCTCAGCACCACCGCTGCAGTGGCGGCGGAAGCCTGCTCGCTCGAGCGCGGTGCGGAGTGCTTTGACCGAGGGCGCGCGGAGAGCCCCTCCGGCAGCGGGGAAACCGCCGCCGCTCAGGATAGCGAGGCCGAGGGATCCAGGTACACGTGGGATGACCTCGTCGAGCTCGTGCCGGAACTGCGCGAGTACGATCTGCGGTACCGGCGTAGAACCAGCGACGAAAGTGAGGATGAGGAGCGCAACCCCCTCGTATGCCGAAAATTCACGGTCACCGGCACGCGCATCCCCCAGCGCCGCTGTGCGCCGCTCCTGCAGTTCGTGGCCTACAAGCTAGCCCAACGTCGCCGCGCTGAAAGAACCCGGGTAGAGATTCTCTTGCGCTAGCGAGCAGGCTGCTGCTCCCCGCAGTTTGCACGCCTTTATCGTAGCGTCGACGGGGGCACCACGCGTCCAGAGGTGCCCGAACCGCTGGCGAACACCTCTCGCCCGGCCGCCCCAGGCGGCGTTCACTCGTTATTCCTCGCGCACGAACCATCCGACAGTGGTAGCATCCGCCCCCGAAGGCGGCTGTAAGCAACGGACATAACAACGATTTTCCGTCGCGGGCGATCAGCAGAGGGCCGCCGAGTAGGGGATAGGACGTACAGATTGGACGGCGACACAGCACACAATATCCCGAGTGAGCTCTCGCGCCTACGACGCTTCACCGCTATCGGTATCTTCAACACCGGCGTGGATTTGGCGGTGTTCTCTCTATTGCGCTTGGTCTTCGAGGCGCCGTTGCTGGTGGCCAACTCCGCCGGGTTCAGCTGTGCAGTGACGTGCGGGTTCTTCCTCAACCGGCGCTGGACCTTCGCCGATCGTCGACACCACCAGCCGATGGCCCGCCAGTATCTCGTGTTCCTAGCGCTCGCCTTCGGTGGTCTCACCGTATCTAACGCCGTGGTGTGGTGGTTATCGCAGAGTGTTCCGGACCTCACCGCGAAGCTGGCGTCGTTCGTCTTCATCTTCGCCTGGAACTACACGACCTCACGCCTGATCGTCTTTCGTCGCAATCCTGATCTGTGCACCTAGGCTCACCTCCCAGAATCCCGCAACCCTGTCCGTACCAGCGGACCGGGGGTGGGTGCAAGCATCGCAGTGCGCTGGACCGAGTCGGGCGCTATGCTCGGCAAGCTCCGGTGAGAGCATGCGTGGAGGGAGAGGGCGTCAGTGGGCACGGCAACTGCCAGCCGACCAATGGCTGTCAACGAGTGGTTAATGCTGATCGCCCTCTCGGTGCTGTGGGGCGGGTCATACTTTTTCATCGAGATTGCCCTCGCGTCGTTGCCGCCCATGACTATCGTCGCCGCGCGACTCATGCTCGCCTCGGTCGCCCTGCTTGCGGTACTGCGCCTCGCCGGACTGCCGTTACCCAGCCGACCGCAGCTCTGGTGGGCATTGCTCTGCATGGGCGCGTTGAACAACGTGATCCCCTTTACGCTGATCGTCTGGGGGCAAACCCACATTACCAGTGGCCTGGCATCGATCCTGAACGGCACCGCGCCGTTGTTCACGGTCGTGATCGCCCATGCCGTGACAAGCGATGAGAAGCTCACCGCATCGCGGATAGTCGGCGTACTACTGGGTCTGATAGGCGTGGCCGTGATGGTCGGCGTATCGGCACTGCGGTCCCTCGGAGTCGCCAATCTCGCCCAGCTGGCGGTGCTCGGTGCTGCGCTTTCCTACGCTTGCGCAGGGATCTACGGACGGCGTTTCAGGGCCATGGGAGTCGGGCCACTTCCCAGCGCAACCGGCCAAGTCATCGCCTCGAGCCTGGTCATGGTGCCGCTGGCGATGGCCGTGGATCAGCCTTGGGCCCTGCCAGGGCCGGTGCCGCTGAGTGCCTTAGGGGCAGTGCTCGCCCTTGCCCTAGGATCGACAGCACTCGCCTACATTCTGTACTTTCACATTCTGCAGTCCGCGGGACCCACCAACCTCATCCTGGTCACCTTCCTCATCCCGGTGACCGCTATCCTGCTTGGGGTGGCGATCCTCGGCGAGCAACTGCGCTTGCAAGAAGCACTTGGCATGTTGTTGATCGGCGGTGGCTTGGCCGCCATCGACGGTCGTCCGATGCGCTGGCTCCTTCAACGCCTACTGCACTGATCCGCGCCTAGGCCTTGCCTAGTGCGCGCCCGCTCCCGTAGGCCCACCGCGCGCTTCCGTGTAAGCTGCGCGGCAAATCAGCTGAGGAGCGCGGGTTGCGCAAATACATCATCAAGGGGGGCAAGCACCTGCTGCGCTGGTTCGGCAAGTTTCAGGCGAAGCACTCCAAGCTGCCCACCACACCCTTTATCGACAACGCCGTGTTCCCCTGGGTCCCAGCGCTTGAGGCGCAGTCAGCGGTGATTCGCGGGGAGCTAGATCGCCTGCTGGAGCATCCGGAGGACATCCCCGCGTTCCACCAGCTCTCGCCAGACCAAAAGCGGATCTCCAAGGGCAACAACTGGAAGACCTTTGCCTTTTGCGTGATGGGGCAGCGGCTCGAGGACAACTGTGCGCTCTGCCCGCAGACGGCGGTGGCCCTGCAGGGGATTCCAGGGCTGCAGAATGCGTGGTTCTCGATCCTCGCGCCCCAGTACCACATCCTTCCCCACCGTGGCCCGACGCGAGCCTTGGTGCGGGTGCATCTGGCCCTGCGCGTGCCAGAGAGTGCGGGCGACTGCTGGATCCGCGTAGACACGCAACGCTATCACTGGCGCGAGGGCGAGGTCGTCCTCTTCGACGACACCTATGAGCATGAGGTGTACAACAACACCGACGAGGTACGCGTGGTGTTGTTCATCGACGTGCTTCGACCTATGGACCGCGTTGGGCAGTGGGTGAACGGTGCGTTGCTGGCTCTACTGAAGTCATCGACCTACGTGAAGAAACCGCTGGCAAACCTCCGGGAGTGGAACCGCGCGCATCCGCCGCGCGGCAACGCTGGGTAAGTCACCACGCCGTGCCGCGCGTCCGATCTTGGCCTCTCCAGCTTCCAGCGCCAGGAGGCGCGGTGCCAGCGACGGATCAGCGCGTGGGCGCATCTCGTGGGGAAGTTCGGCTCCAGTCGCGATCAGACGCCGACGAGGATTGCGCGCTGCGCAGCTAACAGAATCTATCGTTGGCTCAGTGCGCAAAAAAACCAACAGCAGGGCAGGGTATCCCGTTGCAGCGCGGGCGCAAGACCGTGGCAACGGATGTGCTCATGATGACCGGATACGCCCCTGGACTTGATTTCGCCGAGCCCGCATCGGACTATCTACGTCGACGGTGCCCGAAGGGGCATAACAGGGAATCCGGTGCCCGGTCATTACTATGCGTGGCTGGAATACCGGAGCTGCCCCCGCAACTGTGAGCGGTGAAGCGCGCTGACCCGAGTCACTGATGCCCCCCTAGTACCGGGACATCGGGAAGACCAGCGCCGCCATGCCCGCAAGCCAGGAGACCTACCGTCGCGTTGCTCAGCTGTTCTGGTCGGCCGGGGTGTGCCGTTGGAGGTCATTATCAAATCCGTCGTGAAATCCGGCGACGGCTTCACGTCGTTGTTGGCGACCTCGCTCGCC encodes the following:
- a CDS encoding GtrA family protein; its protein translation is MDGDTAHNIPSELSRLRRFTAIGIFNTGVDLAVFSLLRLVFEAPLLVANSAGFSCAVTCGFFLNRRWTFADRRHHQPMARQYLVFLALAFGGLTVSNAVVWWLSQSVPDLTAKLASFVFIFAWNYTTSRLIVFRRNPDLCT
- a CDS encoding DMT family transporter, translating into MLIALSVLWGGSYFFIEIALASLPPMTIVAARLMLASVALLAVLRLAGLPLPSRPQLWWALLCMGALNNVIPFTLIVWGQTHITSGLASILNGTAPLFTVVIAHAVTSDEKLTASRIVGVLLGLIGVAVMVGVSALRSLGVANLAQLAVLGAALSYACAGIYGRRFRAMGVGPLPSATGQVIASSLVMVPLAMAVDQPWALPGPVPLSALGAVLALALGSTALAYILYFHILQSAGPTNLILVTFLIPVTAILLGVAILGEQLRLQEALGMLLIGGGLAAIDGRPMRWLLQRLLH
- a CDS encoding aspartyl/asparaginyl beta-hydroxylase domain-containing protein, producing the protein MRKYIIKGGKHLLRWFGKFQAKHSKLPTTPFIDNAVFPWVPALEAQSAVIRGELDRLLEHPEDIPAFHQLSPDQKRISKGNNWKTFAFCVMGQRLEDNCALCPQTAVALQGIPGLQNAWFSILAPQYHILPHRGPTRALVRVHLALRVPESAGDCWIRVDTQRYHWREGEVVLFDDTYEHEVYNNTDEVRVVLFIDVLRPMDRVGQWVNGALLALLKSSTYVKKPLANLREWNRAHPPRGNAG